agaataagaaaaaatacTGGAATTcttcattttttaaaaatttatctcattgaaataataaaaaatgaagaATGGGTTTAGTTGGTTAAATTCAAAAAGTTAATCAAATAACTTCGTTACCTAGTTATTATCTAAATAaagatatttacaaaaaaaaaaaaaggaatcgttttactttttactttctattcatttttatatttctttaaaacAAAGATGAAACAGCTCTCTTGTTCCATAACTGATTGAGTGAATTCCAATGAAAATCTATGTTTATAAGAAATTATCGAATAGTCCTTATGACTATAAATTACCTAAGTTTTAGAATGTCTTGTTTAAGAGACTCagtattttttgttttgattaGAATTCCTTTCCTTTATGGAATACAATACAATATCATTCTGAGCTTAATTAACTATTTGAATTTTCCCTTCTTTTTATCCCCCCGGGGGATAGGCTTCCATACCATATATCTATATATGGAGTATACTTGATATATAAATAGATATAAATGGGAAACCCTTCTATATATTCTATATTATTAAAACAAAGTATAAAATATATACAGAAAAAATGTttaaaaattcttgtcttatccGCATTAGACAAAATGAAGTAAAAAATAAttcacaatttcagtatcttTCAGTATCTAAGTATAAATACtaataaaaacaagaaagaagGATTGATTTGCAGCAATAGATGTCTTTCACATACAACTAGAAAAAAGTAATTTCCTTTTTGAATGGCAGTTCCAAAAAAACGTACTTCAATGTCAAAAAAGCGTATTCGTAAAAATATTTGGAAGAAAAAGACTTATTTTTCCATAGTACAATCTTATTCTTTAGTAAAATCAAGATCATTTTCCAGTGGTAATGAGCATCCAAAACCAAAGGGTTTTTCTGggcaacaaacaaacaaataatAAGATTTTGGAATAATATGAATTGATTTTTCAAAAAAGAATTCCAATTATTTAATAATTTGGATTCTTCTTTGAATGTACTTTTATGTGTCGAATTACTTCGGTACAATATTCTTATAACAAACCCCTCTTATATATACAATAAAAAAAAGTTTTGTTTGGTATACTGTGTGCTAAGTATTCTTTTCCTATCAATGAACTTTTCATAATTTTCATAATAGAATGCTCATATTTTATTATGAAAATTATGAAAAGTGGAGTATTCTTACAATAGGACTTACAACTTCCACCTATCTTATCCAAAATCATAAGGTTAGTAAATCTTATTAATAAGAGCATAAAGACTTTCATTCTAGAAATTTTTCAAAAATCCAAAAAGCCTTTTCTATTTATCCATTTTAATTTCATCATTAAATAGAAACCCTTTTGGATTTTTTTCATTGTATTGAAAGAATTTTCAAAATTTAAACGATAAATTAATTAGAAAAAATTAGTTCTATATCTATAATTGCAAGTTAGAAAAAAGAAGTTCCAACTCTTTCAACCAGTGTTTCTATTGGGCAAAGCAAGAGTTTATTGTAAAAAAAAAATGGAAACGatactaccaaacgaagtccatttTAATGAAAACTCTAATGTTCCTAAATTTTATGGACTTTCCCAATATCGACGATTCCCGAGATAATAGCTATTATTCTTTTAAGTTACCTATTATTTGAAGTTAGCCGCCATGGTGAAATTGGTAGACACGCTGCTCTTAGGAAGCAGTGCTCAAGCATCTCGGTTCGAATCCGAGTGGCGGCATTCTTGAAAAGGAATACAATAGATTAGAAATCAATTCGAAATTTACAATTTTGTAATGGGACCTTCCCCTTATGCTATTTGCAACTTTAGAACATATACTAACTCATATCTCTTTCTCAACGATTTCAATTGTGATTACGATTCATTTGATAACCTTATTAGTTCGTGAACTTGGGAGATTACGTGATTCGTCAGAAAAAGGAATGATAGTTACTTTTTTCTCTATAACAGGATTCTTAGTTTCTCGTTGGGTTTCTTCGGGACATTTtccattaagtaatttatatgagTCATTGATCTTCCTTTCATGGGCTCTGTATATTCTTCATACCATTCCTAAAATACAGAACTCTAAAAATGATTTAAGCACAATAACTACGCCAAGTACTATTTTAACGCAAGGCTTTGCCACGTCGGGTCTTTTAACTGAAATGCATCAATCCACGATACTAGTACCTGCTCTACAATCTCAGTGGTTAATGATGCATGTCAGTATGATGTTATTAAGTTATGCAACTCTTTTGTGCGGATCCTTATTATCTGCCGCTATTCTAATCATTAGATTTCGAAataatttccatttcttttctaaaaagaaaaaaaatgttttaaataaaacattttTCTTTAGTGAGATTGCATTTTTTTATGCAAAAAGAAGTGCTTTAAAAAGCGCCCCTGTCCCTTCATTTCCAAATTATTACAAATATCAATTAACGGAGCGTTTGGATTCTTGGAGTTATCGTATCATTAGCCTAGGATTTACCCTTTTAACCATAGGTATTCTTTGTGGAGCAGTATGGGCTAATGAGGCCTGGGGATCCTATTGGAATTGGGATCCTAAGGAAACTTGGGCATTTATTACTTGGACCATATTCGCAATTTATTTACATAGTAGAACAAATCCAAATTGGAAGGGTACGAATTCTGCACTTATAGCTTCGATAGGATTTCTTATAATTTGGATTTGTTATTTTGGTATCAATCTATTAGGAATAGGTTTACATAGTTATGGTTCGTTTACATTAACACCTAAATGATTACATAAAAAAAAACGTTCATGAAATGAACGTTtttacttttatattttatttgagAACCCCTTGAGCGCCTTCTCAAAGGGTTCTCAAAAATTCGAGATAGATCTAATTATACTTTTTTACTTATTTCTGCATTAATAGAGCAGACTAGTAAAAAAAACCAAACCTATTTAGGATAATAATTGGATAAGAGAGCCTCTACCCTGTCAACGGATAGGGAGAGAACAAAATCTGGATAAATACCAATTCCTATTACTGGTAAAAAGATACAGATTAAAATAAAGAGTTCTCGTGGTCCAGAATCCACAAAATTTGCGTTTGGAACATTAAATAGCTTGTATCCATAGAACATCTGGCGTAACATAGATAATAAATAAATAGGAGTTAATATCATTCCAATTGCCATTACAAAAGTAATTAGTGCTTTTGGCATTAACAAAAATTTTGGACTAGTAATTAGTCCAAAAAATACTACTAATTCTGCGACAAAACCACTCATTCCTGGTAAGGCAAGAGAAGCCATTGAAAAGCTACTAAACATGGTAAAAATTTTAGGCATTGGGATAGATATTCCTCCCAGTTCTTCGAGATAAACAAGACGCATTCTATCAGAAGCGGTTCCTGCCAAGAAAAAAAGTGTAGCACCAATAAATCCATGGGATAATATTTGTAAAATAGCTCCATTGAGTCCAATGTTGGTTATGGAACCAATTCCTATAATTATGAAACCCATGTGAGATACAGAGGAATAAGCTATTCTTTTTTTGAAATTTCGTTGACCAAGAGAAGTTGAAGCTGCATAGATTATTTGGATAGCTCCTATTATTACTAACCAGGGCGAAAATAGATAATGAGCATGAGGTAACAATTCCATGTTGATCCGAATCAATCCATATGCTCCCATCTTTAATAATATTCCCGCTAAAAGCATACATGTACTATAATGTGCTTCCCCATGGGTATCTGGTAACCACGTATGTAGGGGTATAATCGGCAATTTGACAGCATAAGCAATAAGGAAGCCAAAATataaaagtatttccaaggttgcggGGTATGATTGATTAATTAATCTTTCCAAATCTAATCCTGGTTCGTTGGAACCGTATAAGCCCATACCCAGAACTCCGATTAAGAAAAAAATAGAACCGCCTGCAGTATACAAAATAAACTTTGTAGCTGAATATAGACGCCTCTTTCCCCCCCACATGGATAAAAGTAAGTAAACAGGAATTAATTCTAACTCCCACATGATAAAAAAAAGTAAAAGGTCTCGCGAAGAAAATAATCCTATTTGACCACTATACATTGCGAGCATCAGGAAATAGAATAATCGCGAATTCCGTGTAATTGGCCAAGCTGCTAAAGTAGCTAAAGTAGTGATAAATCCTGTCAATAAAATGGATCCTAATGAAAGTCCATCGATTCCCAATCTCCAATGGAAATCGAAGACATCTATCCATTTATAATCCTCCTTTAATTGAATTAAGGGATCCTCCAGTTGGAAATGATAACAGAACGCATAAGTCATTAGAAGGAATTCTAATAAACAAATAGATATAGTATACCACCTAACGATTTTGTTTCCCTTATGAGGTAAAAAGAAAATTAATGAACCGGCAAATATCGGCAAAACAACAAGTATTGTTAACCAAGGAAAATAACTCATGATAAAGTGATAAAGACAAGATACGTTTTGACCAGAAAAGCCCGTGCTCGATTATTTCGAGCACAGGCTTCTTCGGTAAAGAGGAATCAGACGATTCAAATgaagttttttgtttttgtaacgTATCAATAAGATAGAGCCATGCTACGGGTTGTTTCAGGCCCTAAATAAACGCGGACACTTAAAAAATCTGTCGGGCAGGCAGATTCACATCTCTTACAACCCACACAATCTTCGGTTCTCGGCGCGGAAGCAATTTGCTTGGCTTTACATCCATCCCAGGGTATCATTTCTAATACATCTGTTGGACAAGCTCGTACACATTGAGTGCATCCTATACATGTATCATAAATTTTTACGGAATGTGACATTGGATCTATAAATTTTTCTTTTCAACATAAAATTTTTCGATCTGGTAAAAAGAAAATTAGTACTATATGAGTCATATGTATTGTAGACACCAGACGAAGCAATGGTTTATCCAAACTTcaaaattaaaaatctattttttaatCCGTTTGTGAGAAAGCGTGAAAAGAGCCAAGAGACTTGAATTTTGGACTTCAACAATAAGAAAGAATTTTACAAATTGTACAGACGATTTCGAATTAGCCAATTTATTTTATTGGCTATCGTCTTTTCAATATAAATTATTGCAATTTGAATATTGCAATATCAATGAATTACAAATACAAAAATTCATTTAAGTGAAAAAGAATACTATGCAATAACCTACTTACTAAAAAAAAAAGGATATTCTCAAATAATACTAAGAAAATAGTATGGATTTCTATATTATTTTAATATGTGCGCCTTTGTTTAGAGGATTTTATGTCTAATTATTAAAAAGTCTAATTATTCAATAAATTAGATTGATTGATACGAGTGGATTTCCTATTACGATGGATGGAAGAAAGAATGGATAGTCCAATAGCGGCTTCAGCAGCGGCAAGGGCTATAACAAAAATGGCGAAAATATCTCCTTTTAATTGGCGACTATCAAATAGATCAGAAAATGTTACGAGATTTAGATTAATTGAATTCAGTATAAGTTCAAGACATATTAGAGCTCTAACCATGTTTCGGCTTGTGATCAATCCATAGATACCAATCGAAAATAAATAGACACTCAAAAAAAGTACATGCTCAAACATCATTAACTAACTCCTTATCAATCTCGATTCATTTCAATATGAGGGCAAAGAATTGAACCGATTCAATTAATTACAATAGAACAATTACAcaacaaaagagaaaagaaaggagGTATTTGTTGGCAGTAGATGGGTTTTACTAAATCAAAATTGTGATTCTTTAGTTATTTATTTTAGATTTGCAATTCTTATAATTTTTACTTTTTCTAAGTTTTCTTATTGCCGAGCCATAGTAATTGCACCTATTAAAGAAACTAGAAGAATTATGGAAATGAGTTCAAACGGAAGATAAAAATCGGTTGCTAAATGAATTCCAATTTGTtgaacattatttatgagacccTGTTCTACTATTTGGTTTGATCTTGTAGTCCAAAGAATTCCATACCATGACGTATCTGGGATAGTAGTCATTAGTGAAAAAACAAAAGTTATACAAACGAGTGAAGTGAACCCATCTCCAATAGTCCAATAATTCTTATCTTTAGACCATTCTGAGCCATTTACGAACATTACAGCGAATATGATCAAGACATTTATGGCTCCCACATAAATAAGAAGTTGTGCGACAGCTACAAAGTaggaatttaataaaaaatagaatAAGGATATACAAACAAGAACTAATCCCAGCGAAAAGGCAGAATAAATGGGGTTGGTAAGTAATACTACTCCTAGACCCCCTAGTAGAAGAATAAATCCCCCAAATAGCATAAGAATCTCATGTATTGGTCCAGGTAAATCCATTATGGATAAAAAGAAATTAATAGTATAAAATTTTTCATGAACTGACTAAAACTAAAGGATTCGAGGAAGGAAAAAGGGATTAGGGTATTTTTTGTGTATAAACTGTATAGTTATAAACTATATTATATCATCAAAATCTAGTCTGATTTAAAATAAGAAAAAATTTCCAATAAGCAGTAGTTATTCGTTTTTCTTTATAGTTTAATAAAGAATTAGTAGATTTTTATAACAAAAAGACAAAATCAAAGTTTAGTAATCAGTAATCGTTCTTGAATTCGAAGATTTTTCTTCGTTTATTTTACTTTCAGACGAATTCCTAATTGTTTGAATTGTGTAATCTCCCATTATGGAGATTGGTAACCGACTTAAAGCAATTTGATTGTAATTCAATTCATGACGATCATAGGTAGAAAGTTCATATTCTTCAGTCATTGATAAACAGCTTGTTGGACAGTACTCAACACAATTGCCACAAAATATACAAACTCCGAAATCAATACTATAATTAAgcaattgttttctttttatatCCTTTTCAAATCTCCAATCCACAACGGGTAGATCTATCGGACATACGCGAACACATACTTCACAAGCAATACATTTATCAAATTCAAAGTGGATTCGCCCTCGGAAACGCTCTGGTGTAATTGATTTTTCATAAGGGTAGTGAATCGTTATAGGTAAACGATTTGTGTGGGATAAGGTAGTTATGAAACTTTGACCTATGTACCTTGTAGCACGTATTGTTTGTTGACCATAACTCATGAACCCAGTTACCATAGGGAACATATTCATTCTAAATATCTATGAAAAAGATATGTTTCTTTCTCTTGTTTGGGAGAGCTTTTGTGTTGAAAATATTCTTACTATCTATTATTGTATTATCTTATTTATAGTGAAACAAGTTGAGAAGAGGTTGTTAATAATAGATTGCCCAGGGAAATAGGTAAAAGAAATTTCCATCCAAGATTTAATAACTGATCCATTCTCATCCTTGGTAAAGTCCATCTTATTGTGATAGAAATGAAGAGAAATAAATAAGCTTTAGTTAATGTAATAAATATACCCATTGTCATTTCCAAAATTCCAACTGCTTTATTCATTTGGAAAAAATCAAAAAAGGATATATAGGGAATAGAGAAATTCCACCCGCCCAAGTAGAGAACTGTTACAAATAAAGAAGAAACTAATAAATTTAGGTAAGAAACAAGATAAAATAAACCATATTTGATACCGGAATATTCAGTTTGGTAACCTGCTACTAATTCTTCCTCTGCTTCTGGTAAATCAAAGGGTAATCTTTCACATTCTGCCAAAGAAGAAATTAAAAAAACCAGAAAGCCTATAGGCTGACGCCAAATATTCCATCCAAAAAAACCATATTTTGACTGTGCTTCAACTATATCAACTGTACTTGAACTGTTAGATAATCATAGTCGATGATAACATCACAGTTCCCACCGCTATTTCAAAACCGTACATGAAACCTTAGCTTCATACGGCTTCTCTATGATCAGAAAAAGGAAAGGACTGTTTTGTTCTGTTCCTAGCCCCTGGGGCATAGATAGAATTAGGTAAAATAAAATAGATTTGAAAGTCCTAAATTAGACCAAAGGAATTCCGTCTGCTAGAATAAGAAAAAGCGCTTCTGAATTGATCTCATCCTTTATAATATATTCCAAATTTTTCTTTGTTCAGTAATAACTTAATCTTGGAATAAAACACTTGGTACTTGTTTTGTTATAGGAATTCAATTAATAAATGGAAAGAGTGGAGTATTAGTTCATGAGCAATTCTGCATGAATAGAGGAAGGAAATAATGCAAATTTTTTCTAGTGCACTCCATATCTTTTTTACTATTCTTCTTTCCCCCGGGAAGggggtatttaaaaagaaaaaatggaTAAAGGGTTAATTCGTTCTTGATAGCCATTTCCTTAACAAGTGAATGGGAACATACTCTGGATCGGAATCCGAAGAAAGTACTACTTGATAATTTCTACAAATTGCAAGTCCTTATTATGATTCCTTTTACGGGAAAAAATCTCTAATGTTTTAGATTTTCCATTACTAATCCTTTATGTACTTTAGTGTTCCTAACCCTTCACTAACTTTTGGTGGATTCTTCTTATGAATTTTTAAGTTATAGTAATAACTAGGAGTATTCTAATAATGGAATTCCATATTGTGAATCCTTTATTCTTGCCCGCTTCAAGATATGATGAGTAATTAAAAAATATCAACCTTGGGATAAAGAGTTTACACTCTTTATGTTTACTTCCACTTTTTTCTTGTACGTAGAAAatgagatttttttctttttactaCAAATTTAGAAGCTGTTTTATTTCACTCATATAGCTATCTAGTTTAACTTACCAACCCAAATACTAAATAAGAAAAGGAATATAAATAGTTAATGGATTTTATAGGAAAAAGATCCTATTTTAACGAATCACACGTAGAGATATTGCTAGCACACAAAAAGTTAATGGTATTTCATAACTAATGGATTGAGCAGCAGCTCGTAGACCGCCTGAAAAAGAATATTTATTATTTGAGCTATATCCTGCCATAAGAAGACCAATAGGAGCTATACTTGAAATGGCAATCCATAAAAAAACACCAATACTAAGATCGGCTAAAACAAAATGATATCCCAAAGGGATAACTAAAAAACTTAATAAAACTGATATGACTGCTATAGAAGGTCCAATGCTAAATAAAGAAATATCTCCTCGCGATGGCAGAATATCTTCTTTAAAAAGTAGTTTAGTCCCATCTGCTATAGCTTGAAGCAGGCCCAGGGGGCCAGCATATTCAGGACCAATACGTTGTTGTATCGACGCAGATATTTCTCTTTCTAACCACACAATTACGAGTACCTCTATTGTAATTCCTAAAAGGAGGGTCAAAATGGGTAGAATCGATATCAGTCCATAGACTTCTTTTAATAATTCCGATTTCGAAAAAGAATTGATAGTTTCTACCTCTACCCTATCTATTATCATTTCAACGATCAACTTCCCCCATAATGATATCTATACTACCTAATATCGTCATGATATCAgccaatttcatttttttaactagtTGAGGAAGAATTTGCAAATTAATAAAACCGGGTGGACGGATTTTCCATCTCCAGGGAAAAAGGCTATCATCTCCTACTAGATAAATCCCTAATTCACCTTTTGGGGCTTCCACTCTTACATAAAGCTCTTGCCTTGACAATTCAAAATTGGGGGAAGGTTTTTTACCAAGAAATTTATACTCAAAATCATTCCATTCAGAATTCTTTTCTTTCTTAAAGCGTCGGACTTCTAAATTCTCATAAGGTCCTCCAGGAATTTTTTCTATAGCTTGTTGAATTATTTTGATGGATTCGCTCATTTCACCAACTCGTACTAAATAGCGAGCTAATGAATCGCCTTCTTTTTGCCATTGGACTTTCCAATCAAATTGGTTGTAAGACTCATAAGGATCCACTTTACGAAGATCCCATTGTATTCCAGAAGCTCGTAACATAGGTCCCGATAAGCCCCAATTTACTGCTTCTTCTCCGCTAATAAAACCTACTCCTTCAACTCGCTCTAAAAAAATGGGATTCTGTGTAATAAGTTGTTGATATTCAACAACTCCGCGTAAAAAATAATCACAGAAATCTAAACATTTATCGATCCATCCATAAGGTAGATCGGCGGCTACTCCTCCGATGCGGAAGTAATTGTGCATCATTCGCATACCTGTAGCAGCTTCAAATAGATCATATATTaattctctctctctaaaaatgtAGAAAAAAGGAGTCTGTGCGCCGAGATCCGCCATAAAAGGTCCAAGCCATAGCAAGTGAGAAGCTATACGGCTTAACTCTAACATAATTACCCTAATATAGCTGGCTCTTTGTGGTATTTGAATATTCTCCAAGAATTCTGGTGCATTTACTGTTATTGCTTCTGTAAACATAGTAGCTAAATAATCCCACCTTGTTACATAAGGTAAGTATTGTATAATCGTTCGGTTTTCCGCGATTTTTTCCATTCCTCTGTGTAAATACCCTAATATGGGTTCACAATCAATAACATCCTCACCATCAAGAGTAACGATCAGTCGAAGAACACCATGCATTGATGGGTGTTGAGGGCCCATATTGACTATCATGAGATCTTTTTTTGTAAGCGGTAGACTCATATCCTTTCTTCCTTAATTCATTATTCCATGAAAATGGATTATTCCATGAATTCCTCAAAGTGAGGCTCATCAAAATGAAAAATCTAAGACTACTATAAAGACtactaaaaaaataataaaacaagaaaaaaatttgAAGGATTAAATTACTGCTCCCGAATATTCAACTGACCGATTAATTTCTTATAACGTACTCTATTTTTCTTTGCCAAATAAGCCAGCAAACGTCGACGTTTTCCCAAAAGTCTTCGTAGACCTCTTTCCGATGAAAAATCTTTTTTGTGTAATTCCAAATGTGAAGCAAGTCTCCGTA
This Hordeum vulgare subsp. vulgare unplaced genomic scaffold, MorexV3_pseudomolecules_assembly, whole genome shotgun sequence DNA region includes the following protein-coding sequences:
- the LOC123419970 gene encoding NAD(P)H-quinone oxidoreductase subunit 1, chloroplastic, giving the protein MIIDRVEVETINSFSKSELLKEVYGLISILPILTLLLGITIEVLVIVWLEREISASIQQRIGPEYAGPLGLLQAIADGTKLLFKEDILPSRGDISLFSIGPSIAVISVLLSFLVIPLGYHFVLADLSIGVFLWIAISSIAPIGLLMAGYSSNNKYSFSGGLRAAAQSISYEIPLTFCVLAISLRVIR
- the LOC123419971 gene encoding NAD(P)H-quinone oxidoreductase subunit 1, chloroplastic-like produces the protein MSLPLTKKDLMIVNMGPQHPSMHGVLRLIVTLDGEDVIDCEPILGYLHRGMEKIAENRTIIQYLPYVTRSNSSSTVDIVEAQSKYGFFGWNIWRQPIGFLVFLISSLAECERLPFDLPEAEEELVAGYQTEYSGIKYGLFYLVSYLNLLVSSLFVTVLYLGGWNFSIPYISFFDFFQMNKAVGILEMTMGIFITLTKAYLFLFISITIRWTLPRMRMDQLLNLGWKFLLPISLGNLLLTTSSQLVSL